A single window of Onychomys torridus chromosome 8, mOncTor1.1, whole genome shotgun sequence DNA harbors:
- the Cdrt4 gene encoding CMT1A duplicated region transcript 4 protein, translating into MIKSMRPQTQPAVEHTENTELPLTLLEKHNPWPAYVTQMSLVVRRLIDKSRIRELECMRAAEENRKSVKQSKTSFMMLKRKKSSKFSELVLKDALSGSRLSTWEHYSTTNMSPIFLQEPEQLQMEAREGPTFNYNKIIFSKRPAMRKLPYGLLQDSKETSAKG; encoded by the exons ATGATAAAGAGTATGCGGCCACAGACACAGCCGGCAG tggaacacacagaaaacacCGAACTCCCTCTGACACTACTTGAAAAGCACAACCCTTGGCCAGCCTATGTCACACAAATGTCCCTGGTAGTAAGGCGGCTCATTGACAAAAGCAGAATCCGGGAGCTGGAGTGCATGCGTGCTGCTGAGGAAAACCGCAAGTCAGTGAAACAGAGCAAAACTAGCTTCATGAtgctgaaaaggaagaagtcatccAAGTTCTCAGAACTCGTGCTGAAGGATGCCCTGTCAGGATCCAGGCTGTCCACTTGGGAACATTACTCTACAACAAACATGAGTCCCATATTCCTCCAAGAACCTGAGCAATTACagatggaagccagagagggtcCCACGTTCAACTACAACAAGATCATTTTCTCCAAGAGGCCTGCGATGAGGAAGCTTCCGTATGGCTTACTACAGGACAGCAAGGAGACAAGTGCCAAAGGTTAA